One Lytechinus pictus isolate F3 Inbred chromosome 12, Lp3.0, whole genome shotgun sequence genomic region harbors:
- the LOC129272744 gene encoding allatostatin-A receptor-like produces the protein MADAISFEHGQNSSSTVEGVTLTSERADVKDVFFNCTMTTEGYHASALVTATGGIYTIAMDREEAMFPTRIERNLSTESGMDHTKMSCDSWEWNALRWGIFDCIQVLIGVFGIIGNLLVIVVLAQRRGALHSMDIMVGALAIADLVSSVFIIPVPTSKRIPRTPLGLFFCKMIDSRYFLFHGLRTSSYILMAMGAERYMAVAYPLNHMLVFTSGRSKIAIMLLWLAGIFSALFIPFVFVITPQCTCLYRAVPSVVFPIGIFNYLVTVVLPISTLLLTQGLTAYSLHKQRTIAKRAQIQKTDKPTFHIVARNRVIKLMLIVVSTYIICFTPNMTAYFLVNLGVLPITFIWSPLSSSLILLMFLNSCANPIIYTIRYPPFRKALKGLFCGTSGSPRSGAPLFGHNSESVKSTTVNESVSKVKGIKA, from the coding sequence ATGGCAGATGCCATCTCATTTGAACACGGCCAAAATTCAAGTTCAACCGTAGAGGGCGTAACACTGACAAGTGAAAGAGCTGATGTTAAGGATGTGTTTTTCAATTGCACTATGACAACAGAAGGTTACCATGCATCTGCATTGGTTACAGCCACGGGAGGAATTTATACCATTGCGATGGATAGAGAAGAAGCTATGTTTCCTACAAGGATAGAGAGAAACCTGAGCACCGAAAGCGGCATGGACCACACCAAAATGTCCTGTGACTCTTGGGAATGGAATGCGCTAAGATGGGGAATATTCGACTGTATCCAGGTACTCATCGGTGTCTTTGGCATCATCGGGAACCTTCTTGTTATTGTCGTCTTAGCCCAACGTCGTGGGGCCTTGCATTCAATGGATATCATGGTGGGTGCGTTGGCCATTGCCGACTTGGTCAGCTCCGTCTTTATCATCCCAGTGCCAACATCGAAGAGGATACCGCGAACACCGCTAGGTCTCTTCTTCTGCAAGATGATAGACTCTCGGTATTTCCTATTCCACGGGTTGCGGACATCATCCTACATTCTCATGGCAATGGGAGCTGAACGCTACATGGCTGTTGCATATCCTTTAAACCACATGTTAGTGTTTACCTCTGGGCGCAGCAAGATCGCCATCATGCTCCTGTGGTTGGCTGGTATATTTTCCGCTTTGTTCATCCCGTTTGTCTTTGTGATAACACCCCAGTGCACTTGCCTCTATCGCGCTGTCCCAAGCGTTGTATTCCCCATCGGAATCTTCAATTATCTGGTGACCGTAGTCCTACCGATCTCAACTCTCCTCCTCACGCAAGGTCTCACGGCATATTCCCTTCACAAGCAACGCACGATCGCCAAGAGAGCACAGATCCAGAAAACCGATAAACCTACTTTCCATATTGTCGCTCGGAACCGCGTCATTAAGCTCATGCTAATCGTTGTCAGCACCTACATCATTTGCTTCACCCCGAATATGACAGCCTATTTCCTGGTGAACCTGGGCGTCTTACCCATTACTTTCATTTGGAGTCCTTTGAGTTCTAGCTTGATCCTGCTCATGTTCCTCAATTCCTGCGCTAACCCGATCATCTATACTATCCGTTATCCTCCTTTCCGAAAGGCGCTTAAGGGGTTGTTCTGTGGGACGAGTGGATCACCTCGGAGTGGCGCTCCGCTATTTGGTCACAATTCTGAGTCAGTTAAAAGTACAACCGTGAATGAATCGGTTTCGAAGGTCAAGGGAATCAAGGCCTAG